One genomic segment of Helianthus annuus cultivar XRQ/B chromosome 14, HanXRQr2.0-SUNRISE, whole genome shotgun sequence includes these proteins:
- the LOC110905227 gene encoding uncharacterized protein LOC110905227: MAKQSGTARRRDDESVPTRTVDLVFRFVRFAEFEILFILFFVIAFIIFKDLELNMKGAKQECRPLMNNLETISSNDLETMGAWTRQIEQRKVAKVGD, from the exons ATGGCAAAGCAATCAGGTACCGCTAGAAGAAGAGACGACGAATCGGTACCAACTCGGACTGTTGACTTGGTGTTTCGGTTCGTTCGATTCGCTGAGTTTGAGATCCTCTTCATTCTCTTCTTCGTCATCGCCTTCATCATATTCAAAGATCTG GAGCTGAACATGAAAGGAGCCAAACAAGAATGCAGGCCTTTGATGAACAACTTAGAAACTATAT CCAGCAATGACTTGGAAACAATGGGTGCATGGACCAGACAAATTGAGCAAAGAAAAGTTGCTAAGGTTGGAGACTAA